From a single Arthrobacter sp. SLBN-112 genomic region:
- a CDS encoding FUSC family protein — MAIPAGLSSTRRFLHGRVRTGLIRSRNSVVPAIQMTVCAVGAYAFADNILGHSGPLFAATSSLIALGFSREPRLRRVMEVGLGCTIGIAVGDLLLHWLGGDIWVAAVVLLFSILLARFLDSGNIFTTQLALQSLLVVLLPAPAGGPFTRSIDAVVGGLFALLVTILMPKDPRREPRRDVQKLLHELAEVLRECAGALVNSDSTQAWHALIRGRNCQPLVDAMRQSLRASGEVATLAPAYRRHRDELDRLKQSLDFIDLALRNSRVFARRLTSAINHAALSDEATDSIAEVLQETAAAIDELSLGLAESHDGVRRAHLRTARRDLSEIALRLHPKLLEVQRLEGETVVMLFRPLMVDLLEATGMDADEARDVLPAL, encoded by the coding sequence ATGGCCATCCCAGCAGGACTCTCATCGACCAGGCGCTTCCTGCACGGCCGGGTCCGGACCGGACTGATCCGCAGCCGCAATTCCGTTGTCCCTGCCATCCAGATGACCGTGTGTGCGGTGGGCGCCTACGCCTTCGCCGACAACATCCTGGGTCACTCCGGCCCGCTCTTCGCTGCCACCTCGTCGCTCATCGCCCTTGGGTTTTCCCGGGAACCCCGGCTGCGGCGCGTGATGGAAGTGGGTCTCGGCTGCACCATCGGGATCGCCGTGGGCGACCTGCTCCTGCACTGGCTGGGCGGCGACATCTGGGTGGCCGCCGTCGTGCTTCTCTTCTCCATCCTGCTGGCCCGGTTCCTGGACAGCGGAAATATCTTCACCACCCAGCTGGCGCTGCAGTCGCTGCTGGTGGTGCTGCTGCCGGCGCCCGCAGGCGGCCCGTTCACCCGCAGCATCGACGCCGTGGTGGGCGGCCTCTTCGCACTGCTGGTGACCATCCTGATGCCGAAGGATCCGCGCCGGGAACCGCGCCGCGACGTCCAGAAACTGCTGCATGAACTGGCGGAAGTGCTGCGGGAGTGCGCCGGCGCCCTGGTCAACAGCGACTCCACCCAGGCCTGGCACGCGCTGATCCGCGGCAGGAACTGCCAGCCTTTGGTGGATGCCATGCGCCAGTCGCTGCGCGCCTCCGGGGAGGTTGCCACGCTGGCGCCTGCCTACCGCCGGCACCGGGATGAGCTGGACAGGCTCAAGCAGTCGCTGGACTTCATCGACCTTGCGCTGCGCAACAGCCGCGTATTTGCGCGGCGGCTCACCAGCGCCATCAACCACGCCGCCCTCTCGGACGAGGCGACGGACAGCATCGCGGAGGTACTGCAGGAGACCGCTGCCGCGATTGACGAGCTTTCGCTTGGCCTTGCGGAATCGCACGACGGCGTCCGCCGCGCCCACCTGCGCACCGCCCGCCGCGACCTGAGCGAGATCGCCCTGCGCCTGCACCCCAAGCTGCTGGAGGTGCAGCGGCTGGAGGGTGAAACCGTGGTGATGCTGTTCCGGCCGCTGATGGTGGACCTGTTGGAGGCCACGGGCATGGATGCGGACGAAGCCAGGGACGTGCTGCCCGCGCTGTAG
- the radA gene encoding DNA repair protein RadA: MATKTSRASKAPAYKCAECGWTTVKWVGRCGECQAWGTVEETGTAVARTTAATTVVEPARRIADVDATTAAFLPTGVDELDRVLGGGLVPGAVILLAGEPGVGKSTLLLDVAAKFARTAQDVLYVTGEESAAQVKLRAERIDAVAESLYLSAETDLGQALGQVEKIEPRLLIVDSVQTLSSADVDGSAGGVSQVREVAASIIAAAKRRNMTTLLVGHVTKDGSIAGPRLLEHLVDVVCQFEGERHSRLRLLRAVKNRYGPTDDVGCFDLNENGIEGLADPSGLFVSRTKEPVSGTCITVTMEGRRPLLAEVQSLLAESPNSQPRRATSGLDSSRVSMLLAVLQQRAGTLLHKDDSYVATVGGVKLSEPATDLAVALAVASAKARKPLPIRLIAFGEVGLAGEVRPVPGINQRIQEAHRLGFTHAVVPASHAGPGPIPAGFSVREVEHLTEALSLLIG; the protein is encoded by the coding sequence ATGGCAACAAAGACTTCCCGGGCCTCCAAGGCGCCCGCGTACAAATGCGCTGAATGCGGCTGGACCACCGTCAAGTGGGTGGGCCGCTGCGGCGAGTGCCAGGCGTGGGGCACGGTTGAGGAAACCGGCACCGCCGTGGCGCGGACCACGGCGGCCACCACAGTCGTGGAACCCGCCCGCCGGATCGCGGACGTGGACGCCACCACAGCGGCTTTCCTGCCAACCGGGGTGGACGAGCTGGACCGGGTGCTGGGCGGCGGCCTGGTCCCCGGCGCCGTCATCCTGCTGGCGGGCGAGCCCGGAGTGGGGAAGTCCACGCTGCTGCTGGATGTTGCAGCGAAGTTCGCGCGGACTGCCCAGGACGTCCTCTATGTCACCGGCGAAGAGTCGGCCGCCCAGGTGAAGCTGCGCGCGGAGCGGATCGACGCTGTCGCGGAGTCTCTGTACCTGTCCGCAGAGACGGATCTCGGCCAGGCGCTGGGGCAGGTGGAGAAGATCGAGCCCCGGCTGCTGATCGTGGACTCAGTGCAGACCCTCAGCAGCGCGGACGTTGATGGCAGCGCCGGCGGTGTGTCCCAGGTCCGTGAGGTGGCGGCATCCATCATTGCCGCAGCAAAGCGCCGGAACATGACCACCCTGCTGGTGGGCCACGTTACCAAGGACGGTTCCATCGCCGGGCCGCGGCTGCTGGAACACCTGGTGGATGTGGTGTGCCAGTTCGAGGGTGAGCGGCATTCCAGGCTTCGGCTGCTGAGGGCTGTCAAGAACCGGTACGGACCCACCGATGACGTGGGTTGCTTCGACCTCAATGAGAACGGCATCGAGGGCCTGGCCGATCCAAGCGGGCTGTTCGTGAGCCGCACCAAGGAGCCGGTTTCCGGGACCTGCATCACGGTCACCATGGAGGGCCGCCGCCCCCTGCTGGCGGAGGTGCAGTCACTGCTCGCCGAAAGCCCCAACTCACAGCCCCGGCGGGCCACCAGCGGGCTGGACAGCTCACGGGTCTCCATGCTCCTGGCTGTGCTGCAGCAACGGGCGGGGACCCTGCTGCACAAGGACGATTCTTATGTTGCCACGGTGGGCGGAGTGAAACTCAGTGAACCGGCCACGGACCTCGCCGTGGCCCTCGCCGTGGCCTCAGCCAAGGCCCGCAAGCCCCTGCCCATCCGGCTGATTGCCTTTGGTGAGGTGGGGCTCGCCGGCGAGGTCCGGCCGGTGCCAGGCATTAACCAGCGCATCCAGGAGGCCCACCGGCTGGGATTTACCCACGCCGTGGTTCCCGCGAGCCATGCAGGCCCTGGCCCAATACCGGCAGGCTTCTCAGTGCGGGAGGTGGAGCACCTGACCGAGGCCCTGAGCCTGCTGATCGGTTAG